In Bythopirellula goksoeyrii, a single window of DNA contains:
- a CDS encoding DUF1254 domain-containing protein — protein sequence MKTKRIVVRAIVAVSVTLAGINCWAQSPKLKMTTDIPKSITAPDKVETSLGTLEYFDGVPRPKTVETVYDYLDRSRAVQVFLNSIPAMSVTTLREGQASVGADTCNKICIWDSLMDSESLLLTGNTSTMYAVGFLDLQKDGPSVIDLPPGMLGILDDMEFHYMSDLGVAGPDKGKGGKFLVLPPGYKGDVPEGYFVVPSKTNGVWVFMRGYLDKSMPLEKAIPAASANIRNSLKVYPLATKDKPPAMKFINVSGKNMNTILPNDFSFFEKLHALIQTEPESYLGPEAKGMMAAIGIEKGKPFNPDARMKKILTDAAAIGNAGARAISYFPRDPGNLLYGKDSTWVMAYADKDTTFTRNGAYRLDPRVLFHFGYICVSPAMAVTVAGKGSDYGLNMLDSNKQVLDGSKTYKLHLPPNPPAKDFWAVTMYDTQTRSQLQTDQQFPTLGSQDKGIKKNADGSYDIYFAPKAPQGQEGNWLQTIPGKSWWIGLRMYGPLQPWINKTWRPGEINLVK from the coding sequence ATGAAAACCAAACGAATAGTTGTGCGCGCAATTGTCGCGGTGTCCGTAACGCTGGCAGGAATCAATTGCTGGGCTCAATCGCCGAAACTGAAAATGACGACCGACATTCCGAAGTCGATCACGGCTCCGGACAAGGTCGAAACGTCGCTCGGCACGCTTGAGTATTTCGACGGAGTGCCAAGGCCGAAAACGGTGGAGACGGTCTACGACTATCTCGATAGGTCGCGAGCCGTCCAGGTATTTCTCAACTCTATTCCGGCCATGTCCGTCACGACACTTCGTGAAGGTCAGGCGAGCGTTGGTGCCGACACGTGTAACAAAATCTGCATTTGGGATTCGCTGATGGATTCCGAGTCATTACTGCTGACCGGGAATACTTCCACCATGTATGCAGTCGGTTTTCTCGATCTGCAGAAGGATGGCCCTTCGGTGATCGACCTTCCACCCGGAATGCTGGGCATCCTGGACGACATGGAATTTCATTACATGTCAGACCTGGGTGTGGCCGGTCCAGATAAGGGCAAGGGCGGCAAGTTTCTGGTGCTTCCGCCCGGCTACAAAGGCGACGTGCCTGAGGGCTACTTCGTGGTGCCGTCAAAGACCAACGGCGTGTGGGTCTTTATGCGTGGCTATCTGGACAAAAGTATGCCGCTGGAGAAGGCCATTCCAGCTGCGTCCGCGAACATTCGCAACAGTCTAAAGGTGTATCCACTGGCGACGAAAGACAAACCGCCGGCGATGAAGTTCATCAACGTCTCCGGCAAGAACATGAACACGATCCTGCCGAACGACTTCAGCTTCTTTGAAAAGCTACATGCTTTGATCCAAACGGAACCCGAAAGTTATCTCGGTCCGGAAGCGAAAGGCATGATGGCCGCTATCGGTATTGAAAAGGGAAAGCCGTTTAATCCCGACGCGCGGATGAAGAAGATTCTCACCGACGCAGCCGCTATCGGCAACGCCGGCGCTCGTGCCATCAGTTACTTCCCACGCGATCCGGGCAATCTGCTGTATGGCAAAGACAGCACGTGGGTCATGGCCTATGCCGACAAGGATACGACCTTCACTCGCAACGGTGCCTATCGACTTGATCCGCGGGTGCTCTTCCACTTCGGCTACATCTGTGTGTCTCCGGCGATGGCCGTGACGGTTGCCGGCAAAGGATCGGATTATGGACTGAACATGCTCGATTCAAATAAGCAGGTGCTCGACGGTTCAAAGACCTACAAGTTGCATCTGCCGCCGAATCCGCCCGCCAAAGATTTTTGGGCGGTCACCATGTACGATACGCAAACGCGTTCGCAACTTCAGACCGACCAGCAGTTCCCAACGCTTGGCAGCCAAGACAAAGGCATCAAGAAAAACGCCGACGGTTCGTACGACATTTACTTCGCGCCGAAAGCGCCGCAGGGACAGGAAGGCAACTGGCTGCAAACCATACCCGGAAAGAGCTGGTGGATCGGACTGAGAATGTACGGCCCGCTGCAGCCCTGGATCAACAAAACCTGGCGTCCGGGTGAAATCAACTTAGTCAAATAA
- a CDS encoding DUF1254 domain-containing protein, whose product MKLRTTSALTLGFVVGLTMTSPGIAQVPKMKMTTETPPGIATPDKLETRLGTLRLFDGVPDKETAQKVYDNLDFQRGVQSYLNSIQIASMGGMRKGILEFGPPNTTALLFEELMDSTTLFLTPNTTSVYMVAWLEMKDEPYVIETPPNVLGIIDSHWFHYVTDFGNAGPDKGKGGKFLILPPGYKGDVPDGYHVAQSDTYGNWVIWRGFQVDGNPKPAVETTKNIFRMYPLSQKESPPKMNFINVSGKEFNTIHRTDYQIFEEINEVVQAEPSEGQDPEILGQLASIGIKKGQPFNPDARMRRILNEAADVGAVTVRTLTARPRDEMFYFYQGEGVWSTPFPGGSYEFLDNGARVLDARSYFHFYATGITPAMTMKMVGKGSQYGVAYMDADGNALDGSKTYKVHLPPKVPAKDFWSFTLYDNQTRSELQTDQRFPGLDSNKKGLKQNTDGSFDIYFGPKAPEGQENNWIQSVPGKGWNMLIRLYGPEQPWFDKTWRPGDPELVD is encoded by the coding sequence ATGAAACTCAGAACAACCTCCGCATTAACACTTGGATTTGTCGTTGGATTAACGATGACTTCTCCCGGAATTGCACAGGTACCCAAAATGAAAATGACCACAGAAACGCCGCCGGGGATTGCGACTCCGGACAAATTGGAAACGCGGCTGGGCACTTTGCGACTGTTTGATGGAGTGCCCGACAAAGAGACGGCTCAAAAAGTCTACGACAACCTTGATTTTCAACGCGGTGTGCAGAGCTATCTGAACAGCATCCAGATCGCCTCGATGGGCGGCATGCGAAAGGGCATCCTTGAATTCGGTCCGCCCAATACGACCGCGCTGCTGTTCGAAGAACTCATGGATTCCACGACACTCTTTCTGACGCCAAACACGACGTCTGTCTACATGGTCGCTTGGCTCGAAATGAAGGACGAGCCATACGTGATCGAAACTCCTCCGAATGTCCTTGGCATCATTGATAGCCATTGGTTTCATTACGTTACTGATTTTGGCAACGCTGGACCGGACAAAGGCAAGGGTGGCAAGTTTCTGATCCTGCCGCCCGGATACAAGGGCGATGTGCCCGACGGCTATCACGTCGCCCAGTCTGACACCTACGGCAACTGGGTCATCTGGCGAGGTTTTCAGGTGGACGGCAATCCCAAGCCGGCTGTGGAGACAACCAAGAATATTTTCCGCATGTATCCGCTCTCGCAAAAGGAGAGTCCGCCGAAGATGAACTTCATCAACGTCTCTGGCAAGGAGTTCAATACGATCCATCGGACTGACTATCAGATCTTCGAAGAAATCAACGAAGTTGTTCAAGCCGAGCCGAGCGAAGGGCAGGATCCAGAGATCCTGGGGCAGCTGGCATCCATCGGAATCAAGAAGGGGCAGCCTTTCAACCCAGATGCGCGAATGCGAAGAATCCTCAACGAGGCCGCAGATGTAGGTGCCGTGACGGTTCGCACGCTGACGGCGCGTCCTCGAGACGAAATGTTTTACTTCTACCAGGGCGAAGGCGTCTGGAGTACGCCATTCCCCGGTGGGAGTTATGAGTTCCTGGACAACGGTGCTCGCGTGCTGGACGCCCGCAGCTATTTCCACTTCTACGCGACGGGCATTACCCCGGCGATGACCATGAAGATGGTGGGCAAGGGCTCGCAATACGGCGTGGCCTACATGGACGCGGATGGCAATGCTCTCGACGGCAGCAAGACCTACAAAGTGCATCTGCCGCCCAAGGTGCCAGCCAAGGATTTCTGGTCGTTCACGCTCTACGACAATCAGACTCGCTCCGAGCTCCAGACCGACCAGCGGTTTCCGGGCCTCGACAGCAACAAGAAAGGCCTGAAGCAAAACACCGATGGTTCCTTCGACATCTACTTCGGCCCCAAGGCGCCCGAGGGACAAGAGAACAATTGGATTCAATCCGTTCCCGGTAAAGGTTGGAACATGCTAATCCGCCTCTACGGCCCGGAGCAACCGTGGTTCGACAAGACCTGGCGACCGGGTGATCCGGAGTTGGTTGACTAA
- a CDS encoding TetR/AcrR family transcriptional regulator, producing the protein MSESKQSQIRRRNDPNENSALRKSERTRQAILDSALDFLWTHPFRELTVGDLMSLAGTSRSAFYQYFADLHELMEALLRGIEDDIFAAATPWFEGEGDPIPLLEETMAGLVGVCYRQGPILRAVSDAAPMDGRLEKAWTGFLHDFDVAVTDRIEQHQAAGLIKKFEARPIAIALNRMDAYLLIHHFGRRPRGNQELVQKAILRIWISTLYGDEALAASDSGNRSKRRVPKSKKK; encoded by the coding sequence ATGTCAGAGTCCAAACAATCTCAGATTCGTCGCAGGAACGATCCGAATGAGAACTCGGCGTTGCGCAAGTCCGAAAGAACTCGGCAAGCGATTCTTGATAGTGCATTGGATTTCCTGTGGACGCATCCCTTCCGTGAGTTGACGGTTGGTGACTTAATGTCCCTCGCCGGCACCAGTCGGTCGGCGTTCTATCAGTATTTTGCTGACCTTCATGAATTGATGGAGGCACTGCTGCGGGGAATCGAAGACGACATCTTTGCGGCTGCCACGCCCTGGTTCGAGGGAGAGGGCGACCCCATTCCGCTGCTCGAAGAAACGATGGCTGGACTGGTAGGAGTTTGTTATCGGCAAGGGCCGATTTTGCGTGCCGTTTCTGACGCTGCTCCCATGGATGGCCGGTTGGAAAAAGCCTGGACGGGTTTTCTGCATGATTTCGACGTCGCTGTCACGGATCGGATCGAACAACATCAAGCCGCCGGCTTGATCAAGAAATTTGAGGCTCGCCCGATAGCCATTGCGCTCAACCGAATGGACGCTTATCTGCTGATTCACCATTTTGGACGTCGTCCGCGCGGGAACCAGGAATTGGTTCAGAAAGCGATCCTCCGAATCTGGATATCCACGCTCTATGGTGACGAGGCGCTGGCAGCATCCGACTCCGGAAATCGTTCGAAGAGGCGCGTGCCAAAATCGAAGAAAAAATAA
- a CDS encoding IS110 family transposase: MNQPTAQPGLFIGMDWADQKHDIYVIDRQGKGSHQKLEHSAESIDAWVGEMLKLAGGQPIAIMLEQSRGALIYALMFREDVLLYPVNPKQLARYRESYPGSGKNDPTDAMYLSRMLRERIATLKAWRPDDENTRLIANLSQQRRKIVDGQTKLRQQLLAVLKSYFPVVLELFGKQHQLPLLLSVLRRPGGPG; this comes from the coding sequence ATGAATCAGCCAACCGCACAACCTGGTTTGTTCATCGGAATGGACTGGGCCGACCAGAAGCACGACATCTATGTCATCGATCGACAGGGCAAGGGGTCCCACCAAAAGCTCGAGCACTCGGCCGAGAGCATCGACGCTTGGGTCGGCGAAATGCTCAAGCTCGCCGGCGGGCAGCCCATCGCCATCATGCTGGAGCAGTCTCGCGGAGCGCTCATTTATGCGCTCATGTTCCGAGAGGACGTGCTGCTCTATCCAGTCAACCCCAAGCAATTGGCCCGCTATCGTGAAAGCTATCCTGGCAGTGGCAAGAACGATCCCACGGACGCGATGTATCTGTCGCGCATGCTGCGTGAACGAATCGCGACGCTGAAGGCCTGGCGGCCTGACGACGAAAATACGCGGCTGATCGCCAACTTATCCCAGCAGCGACGCAAGATCGTCGACGGTCAAACGAAACTTCGACAACAACTACTGGCTGTCCTAAAGTCGTATTTTCCGGTTGTTTTGGAGCTTTTTGGAAAGCAGCACCAGCTGCCATTGTTGCTCAGCGTGCTGCGTCGGCCGGGTGGCCCTGGGTGA
- a CDS encoding autotransporter outer membrane beta-barrel domain-containing protein: MKRLLGSATTLTAILVVLVICPSVLGQTFDFVVVATTDSQIPGAPAGTTFSNIPRPAIRGGNVVFRGEGPGTEGIYALRQGALEVLADKNTPVPGDPGASNFIDFIESPTLDTSFNVAFKGQGASGVKGIYAVVDGELTMIADTNTKIPISNPAANFTDFSVPWIDNGKVVFRGTGPGGIDGIYTNLNGSLLRVASTSAGSLNGTSIPDGVGDFTGFGKFSSGPAQAPSIGGDSIAFYGEGTGGQQGIYAKIGGINAPIVRIANTNTAIPGGGGATFPGFDVNGALGAATYDDGVVFVAGLESDPFPNRLGIYKWWSGSLMTIADTNTVVVGEGGNLTSFGEGQGLSFYKDEYSFLGDGSSIGGGNPSPQGIYAILGGQLVKVLTNDDLLEGESVGGMGSYGQGIEDGSIVFNIGSWGNTTANVVAIQEHRWLGAGSVVYGEPGSGADWEDKANWPFGGIPRAVVPTIIAPEGAATIHGPVADTQLASLELGSGNGVATLWLNNGALITTPSTTIESKGVLAGDGRISGPVTNHGVIRPDDISTGAIQNHGLIDVATEASRLSAGSSAITNNGIIHGDGTLSTSGELTNNGDIDVAYLTINNQITNNGLLNAARVTVGGCIFNNNGAELMLVGDGAVMSGDELQNSGVLRGSGRIEVSVFENNSDGEVRVGPGDQLQIGGATFSNSGRIEAIGTTVSPAEIEFDAAVTNEEADGEIFARNTLLRFNGGLENQASLSLSFGTSDVFGDIFNVDTGTIIISGNSDATFYDDMINDGELRTSAGTVAVFFGDVSGSGSYTGTGTVFLEGMFSPGNSPAAVSFGGDLHFGGLASLEVELGGTTAGTEHDHVSVANVASLAGTLDVSLINGFMPTAGDTFEILTAASILGTLTPGALPSLPGNLQWFVNHTNTSVALVTTFAGDFDFDGDVDGRDFIVWQRNPSVGNLTDWQTNYGEFVALSASSTVVPEPTTWVLLLTALVVKLARRLRIAE, from the coding sequence ATGAAACGCCTGCTCGGAAGTGCAACGACACTGACTGCGATCTTAGTAGTCTTGGTTATCTGTCCATCTGTGCTTGGCCAGACTTTTGACTTTGTTGTCGTCGCCACCACTGACTCGCAAATTCCCGGTGCGCCGGCAGGCACCACGTTCAGCAACATCCCTCGGCCGGCGATTCGTGGCGGCAATGTCGTATTCCGTGGCGAAGGACCCGGCACTGAAGGAATCTATGCCCTCCGCCAAGGCGCACTCGAGGTGCTGGCCGACAAGAATACTCCCGTACCGGGCGACCCCGGGGCAAGCAACTTCATCGACTTTATCGAAAGCCCCACGCTCGACACGTCGTTCAACGTTGCGTTTAAGGGTCAGGGTGCCAGCGGAGTGAAAGGGATCTACGCCGTCGTTGACGGAGAGCTCACGATGATTGCCGACACCAATACGAAGATCCCCATCTCCAATCCCGCTGCCAACTTCACTGACTTTAGCGTACCTTGGATCGATAACGGCAAGGTCGTATTCCGCGGGACTGGCCCGGGCGGCATCGATGGGATTTACACCAATCTAAATGGTAGTCTCCTCAGGGTCGCATCGACCAGCGCGGGCTCTCTTAACGGCACTAGCATCCCGGATGGAGTCGGCGACTTTACCGGATTTGGCAAGTTCTCGAGTGGACCGGCACAGGCGCCGTCGATCGGCGGCGACAGTATCGCCTTCTATGGCGAGGGGACCGGCGGCCAGCAAGGCATCTACGCTAAGATTGGCGGGATTAATGCACCGATCGTCCGCATCGCCAACACGAACACCGCCATCCCCGGTGGCGGCGGGGCAACATTTCCCGGCTTCGACGTGAACGGGGCACTCGGTGCTGCTACCTACGACGACGGCGTGGTGTTTGTTGCGGGGCTTGAAAGCGACCCGTTTCCCAATCGCCTGGGTATCTACAAATGGTGGTCGGGGTCGCTGATGACAATCGCCGATACAAATACAGTCGTCGTAGGAGAAGGGGGAAACCTGACGAGTTTTGGCGAAGGCCAGGGTCTCAGCTTCTACAAGGATGAATACTCTTTTCTAGGAGACGGTAGTTCCATCGGAGGAGGTAATCCATCGCCTCAGGGAATCTATGCAATCCTGGGTGGCCAGCTTGTCAAGGTACTCACGAACGACGATCTGTTGGAAGGTGAATCAGTGGGCGGCATGGGCAGTTACGGCCAGGGGATCGAGGATGGATCCATCGTCTTTAATATCGGAAGTTGGGGCAATACCACGGCCAATGTCGTGGCGATTCAGGAGCACCGCTGGCTAGGCGCAGGCAGCGTTGTCTATGGCGAGCCTGGTAGCGGCGCCGACTGGGAAGACAAGGCCAACTGGCCTTTCGGTGGCATACCGCGCGCGGTCGTCCCCACGATCATCGCTCCCGAGGGTGCAGCGACCATCCATGGTCCCGTTGCGGACACGCAGCTGGCGTCGTTGGAGCTTGGCAGTGGCAACGGCGTCGCGACGCTGTGGCTCAACAATGGCGCCCTGATTACCACCCCGTCGACCACCATCGAATCGAAGGGAGTGCTGGCCGGCGATGGAAGAATTTCGGGGCCTGTCACCAACCACGGTGTTATTCGCCCCGACGACATCTCGACCGGTGCCATCCAGAACCACGGACTCATCGACGTAGCGACCGAGGCATCGCGTCTGAGCGCCGGTAGCTCTGCAATCACAAACAACGGAATTATTCACGGCGACGGAACACTTTCGACTAGTGGTGAGCTTACCAACAACGGAGACATTGATGTCGCCTACCTCACGATTAATAACCAGATCACGAATAATGGGTTACTCAATGCGGCGCGGGTCACTGTTGGGGGGTGTATCTTCAACAATAACGGCGCCGAACTTATGCTCGTTGGCGACGGTGCGGTCATGAGCGGTGACGAATTGCAAAACTCCGGCGTCCTCCGCGGCTCGGGACGAATCGAGGTCAGTGTCTTCGAGAACAATTCCGACGGTGAGGTTCGCGTAGGACCCGGAGATCAACTGCAAATCGGTGGTGCAACGTTTTCCAACTCCGGTCGCATCGAGGCAATCGGTACAACCGTCTCCCCGGCTGAGATCGAGTTCGACGCCGCCGTCACGAACGAAGAGGCCGATGGCGAAATCTTCGCCCGCAACACGCTGCTCCGCTTCAATGGCGGGCTCGAAAACCAGGCCTCCCTCTCCCTAAGCTTTGGCACGTCGGATGTCTTTGGCGACATCTTCAACGTCGACACCGGTACGATCATCATCTCGGGCAACTCCGACGCTACGTTTTATGATGACATGATCAACGATGGCGAATTGCGGACCAGTGCCGGCACGGTGGCTGTGTTTTTCGGCGACGTGAGCGGGTCGGGCTCGTACACCGGCACCGGCACGGTTTTTTTGGAAGGCATGTTCTCGCCCGGAAACAGTCCCGCCGCTGTCAGCTTCGGCGGCGATCTGCACTTCGGCGGATTGGCCAGCCTGGAAGTGGAACTAGGCGGCACAACGGCGGGCACTGAGCACGACCACGTATCGGTAGCCAATGTCGCTTCGCTTGCTGGCACGCTCGACGTTTCGCTCATCAATGGGTTTATGCCGACGGCAGGCGACACATTCGAGATTCTGACCGCCGCGAGCATCCTAGGTACATTGACTCCCGGCGCGCTTCCATCTCTTCCGGGTAACTTACAGTGGTTTGTCAACCACACTAACACTTCGGTAGCGTTAGTCACCACATTCGCTGGTGACTTCGATTTCGACGGCGACGTCGATGGGCGAGATTTTATCGTTTGGCAGCGCAACCCGAGTGTTGGAAACCTTACCGACTGGCAAACTAACTACGGGGAATTTGTCGCGCTCTCAGCAAGTTCTACTGTTGTACCGGAACCGACGACATGGGTGCTATTGCTTACTGCACTTGTAGTTAAGCTTGCAAGACGGCTACGAATCGCCGAATGA
- a CDS encoding ion channel: MTIIIILILCGLVILSVAIHLSLLRCLIYLIRRMQSFPILGMGISMFAAISGHLFEIWIFSLAIMLMCSDVRFGSFAGDDQLTKGDYFYYSALSYTSLGFGDVSPEGALRTLSAVEAITGLVLIAWTASFAFLVMQELWGNKSR, translated from the coding sequence ATGACGATCATTATCATTCTTATTCTCTGCGGGTTGGTAATTCTGTCAGTCGCTATACATCTTTCTCTATTGCGTTGCCTGATTTATTTAATCCGCCGCATGCAATCTTTCCCAATTCTCGGCATGGGGATCTCCATGTTTGCCGCAATCTCGGGACATCTTTTCGAAATTTGGATATTTTCACTAGCAATAATGCTGATGTGCTCTGACGTGCGATTCGGCAGTTTTGCCGGTGACGACCAACTCACGAAGGGCGATTACTTCTATTACTCTGCCCTTTCCTATACCTCACTAGGATTCGGGGACGTTTCTCCCGAAGGTGCATTGCGTACTCTTTCCGCTGTGGAGGCCATCACGGGACTGGTACTGATCGCCTGGACTGCCTCCTTTGCGTTCTTGGTAATGCAAGAGTTGTGGGGAAATAAGTCACGATAG
- a CDS encoding tyrosine-type recombinase/integrase — translation MPRLTHQTPKYRKHRASGQAFIELSGRRHYLGPHGTKASHREYDRILGEWLAAGRSNTYGVPADSITVVELIARYLSFAKDYYGTPKRGTYNNMRLGIAPLKELYGRTLANEFGVLQFKAMRQRFIGEDLSRPYINERMRQIVAVFRWGASEGLIPAVVAQTLAIIPGLRKGRSGVREPSPVKPVDLSIVEDTLPHLSTVVAAMVKFQMHTGCRPGEVCGLRPSDVDRSGDVWEAKLTQHKTAHHGHQRTVYIGPQAQAILTPFLLRGAEDYCFDPREATEEMRAKRAEARKTPISCGNRAGTKRQKNPKRQPTAKYTTQSYGKAIYRACKDNDIPGWSPNQLRHSLATRVRSEFDLDAAKTLLGHQSIGITEVYAEKDRKKAIEVARMIG, via the coding sequence ATGCCGCGTCTAACTCACCAAACCCCCAAGTACCGCAAGCACCGGGCCAGCGGACAAGCCTTCATCGAACTATCTGGTCGTCGCCACTATCTCGGCCCTCACGGCACCAAAGCCAGCCACCGGGAATATGACCGAATCCTCGGTGAGTGGCTGGCAGCGGGACGATCAAACACCTATGGCGTCCCGGCTGATTCTATCACCGTTGTCGAACTCATCGCCCGCTATCTGTCATTTGCCAAGGACTATTACGGCACCCCCAAACGGGGAACCTACAACAACATGCGGCTGGGGATCGCTCCCCTCAAAGAACTGTATGGTCGGACCCTAGCCAATGAGTTTGGTGTCCTGCAATTCAAGGCCATGAGACAGCGATTCATCGGGGAGGATCTTAGCCGCCCTTACATCAACGAGCGGATGCGCCAGATCGTAGCCGTGTTTCGTTGGGGGGCTTCTGAAGGCTTGATTCCCGCCGTTGTTGCCCAGACCTTGGCGATTATCCCGGGACTGAGAAAAGGGCGAAGCGGCGTCCGGGAACCCTCGCCCGTAAAACCCGTGGACCTGTCGATAGTCGAGGACACCCTTCCTCATTTGTCTACAGTCGTAGCAGCAATGGTGAAATTCCAGATGCACACAGGCTGTCGTCCTGGCGAAGTATGCGGTTTGCGTCCTTCCGATGTTGATCGAAGTGGCGACGTATGGGAAGCCAAGCTGACGCAGCACAAGACCGCCCATCATGGCCATCAACGCACCGTCTACATCGGTCCCCAAGCCCAAGCCATTCTGACCCCGTTTCTCCTGAGAGGAGCTGAGGACTATTGTTTCGACCCCAGGGAGGCGACAGAAGAAATGCGAGCAAAACGAGCGGAGGCTCGGAAGACCCCCATCTCCTGCGGGAACCGAGCGGGAACGAAACGCCAGAAGAACCCTAAACGCCAGCCGACCGCCAAGTACACCACTCAAAGCTATGGGAAAGCCATTTATCGGGCTTGCAAGGACAACGACATCCCTGGTTGGTCGCCGAACCAATTGAGGCACAGTTTGGCCACCCGAGTCCGGAGTGAGTTCGATCTGGACGCAGCGAAAACCTTGCTGGGCCATCAATCCATCGGAATCACCGAGGTTTACGCCGAAAAGGATCGGAAAAAGGCAATCGAAGTTGCCAGAATGATTGGTTAG
- a CDS encoding DUF1580 domain-containing protein, translated as MDIYSEDRITLNQLAKECNRNPSTIWRWHLNGVRGVKLETYVEGGCRFTSRQAHRRFQQRCTDAANGTSPQPRTSIQRERDIERAEKELAKIGV; from the coding sequence ATGGACATCTATTCCGAAGATCGAATTACTCTCAATCAGCTCGCCAAAGAGTGCAACCGCAATCCTAGCACCATCTGGCGATGGCACCTCAACGGCGTACGTGGCGTCAAACTCGAGACTTATGTCGAGGGAGGTTGCCGTTTCACATCCCGCCAAGCCCACCGCAGATTCCAGCAGCGCTGCACGGATGCCGCTAACGGAACTTCTCCGCAGCCTAGGACGTCGATCCAGCGGGAGAGGGATATCGAGCGTGCGGAAAAAGAACTAGCCAAGATAGGCGTCTAA